The genomic segment AATAAATTGATTCCATTAGCTGATGGGAGTTGTATAGCTTTTGGAAGTTTTACTCAATTCAACGGAAAATTAGTGAGTCGAATAGCGAAGATTAATTCAAAAGGAGAGTTGGACACTACCTTTAATTCCAATCAAATAGGAGCAAACAATACAGTAAAAGAAGTGTTAGTGCTCCCCGATGGTAAATTATTAGTTGCTGGAAATTTTACAAATTACAATGACTCTTCTATTAGGCGTATGGTTCGGTTACATGCCAATGGCACGGTGGATTCGTCATTCAATATAGGATCTGGGTTTAATTTAATGGTTCATTCTATTATATTACAAAATGACGGTAAAATTATTGCTGCGGGAAGTTTTTCTAGCTACAAAGGAGTATCGGTAAATAAAGTCATTCGCTTGTTAGCGAATGGTGATTTGGATAGTAGTTTTAATATAGGTACAAATCCAAACGACAATCCTACTTTAGTAGTACTACAAGCTGATGGGAAGGTTTTAGTAGGTGGAGAGTTTAGTACTTTTAATGGGGTAGCTTCGAATAGATTAATTCGGCTCAATGTTGATGGCTCTGTTGACACAAGTTTTAATGTTGGGAATGGATTTGCAGGGTTTGTATATGCAATTACTTTGCAAAATGACGGAAAAATTCTTGTTGGTGGTTCTTTCACAAGTTTTAATGGTCAGTCAAACAGGCGAATTATTCGTTTAAATCTAGATGGAAGTCAAGATACTTCTTTTAATTCTGGGTCAGGATTTAGTAATGGAATTGTGAGAACAATAGCAGTACAAACCAATGGTAGTATTCTTTTAGGGGGTTCGTTTTCGAACAAGTATAATGGATTAAATGTAAAAAGAATGCTTCGTCTTTTTTCGAATGGGACTTTTGATTCCTCTTTTCCAATTTCAATAAATGGGGAAGTTTTAGCTATTGCATTAGTCAAAGGGGGTGCCCTGATTGGGGGTAATTTTAATTCAATTTCAGGAATATCTAAGCATCGAATTGCTAAGCTACTCTTTTGTCAAGAAGGTACAATTTGGGACGGTACAAATTGGAGTAATGGATTGCCAACGATAGATAAGACCGTTATTTTTAATTCCAATTATAATATTGAAACAGATTTAAAAATCTGTTCTTGCGTTGTTAATTCCGGAGTTAGAGTTGGAGTAAAAAATTCGGCAACCCTTGAGCTGACTCTACATCTTTCAGGTCAAGGAAAGTTAATTTTTGAAACCAATTCGTCACTCTATCAATTTGATGACGCTATCATCAACTCCGGTTCCATTGAATACATTCGCAAATCTACACCTATGCGGAAAACGGATTATACTTATTGGTCTACACCTGTGGCGGGTCAGCAATTAAAACTCCTTTCTCCTAACTCACCCAGTGCTACATTTTATTCCTTTAATTCACAATCCAATAATTGGCAAAACGAATCTACTAATGCAAAGATGATTCCAGGTAAAGGGTATATTTTTCAAGCGCCACAAAATTTTTCAGAGACTACTCCTTCGGTTTTTGATGCGGTTTTTTCAGGAATCCCAAATAATGGTTTACTAATTATTCCAAATATAAAAACAGTCAATCCTATTTTAATTGGGAATCCCTATCCATCTGCACTAAATGCTGATGCGTTTATTTTGGAGAATCAAAATGTCCTTCAAGGAAGTCTATATTTTTGGACACATAATACACCAATTACAAATGGTCAATATACTTCAAATGATTATGCAGTTTATAACATTTTCGGCGGAATAGGAACAGCAGCTAAAAATAGCGGAGTAAATAATAAAATTCCTAATGGTAAAATTGCATCAGGGCAAGCGTTTTTTGTTGTAGGAACCAACCAATTAGGTGCGATTACGTTTAAGAATTCTATGCGACTAAAAGCAGATAATAACTTATTCTTTAAAATTGGAAATTCACAAAAAGCGATCATAAATTCTAATTTTGAGAAACATCGAATTTGGCTTAATTTGTCCAATAAACAAGGACTTTTTAAACAAATTTTATTGGGATATGCCACAGGAGCCACCAATGAAAGAGACGTGTTGTTTGATGGGTTTTCATTGGACGGAAATGAATGGTTGGATTTTTATAGCTTAAATAATGGGGATAAAAATTCGATTCAGGCGCGCGCATTGCCTTTTGACATAAAAGACGCTATCAAAATTGGCTATCGAGCAAAGCAGGAGGGTAGTTTTACAATTGACTTGGACGATTTTGATGGCTTATTTGTAAATCAATCCATTTATTTAGAAGACCTTCAAGAATCAAAAATTCAAGATTTGAAGAAAGGACAGTATTCTTTCTTTACAACTAAAGGAACTTTTGATAACCGCTTTAAATTACTTTTTCAAGACAAAAATGCAGTTCTTGAAAATACAGATATTGAGGTGCAAGTTGTAGCACAAAACAATCAAATCCAGATAAGTTCTTCAAAAGAAACGATAAATAAAGTAGTGTTATATTCACTAGATGGGAAACAATTATACAAAGCTTCAGAATTAAAAACAAAAACGCATTTAATTGAAGCAGCGATTTGGAAATCTAAAATACTTATTGTTCAAATTACTCTGGAAACTGGAGAAGTAGTCCGTCGTAAAGTTTTGTTTTAAAATGAAAAAGCTTCCAGTCTTTTCAGGCTGGAAGCTTTTATATAGTTGCAATTCATTTTTATTTTCCTTTTATAGAGGCCTCTAAATTTCTTTCGATTTTGTGTCCTGGACGAGACCATTTTGGTTTTTCGCCTAAGGCAACAAATTGAGAATCTTCGGCTTCTACCGTTGGCGGTTGTACCATTTTTGTAAATGGTTTTTGTGGTTTCAATCCTAGTAATTCAAACATTTTCATGTCTTCATTCACATCTGGATTAGGCGTAGTCAATAATTTATTTCCTGCAAAAATGGAATTGGCACCTGCAAAGAAACACATCGCCTGGCCTTCGCGACTCATATTTGTTCTTCCTGCTGATAAACGTACTTGAGTATCCGGCATTACAATTCGAGTTGTGGCTACCATTCGAATCATTTCCCAAATTTCAACTGGTTCTTCATCTTCCAATGGAGTTCCGTCTACAGCCACCAAAGCATTAATTGGCACTGATTCGGGTTGAGGATTCAATGTAGAAAGAGCTACCAGCATTCCGGCTCTGTCTTCAATACTTTCTCCCATTCCGATGATTCCCCCACTACAAACAGTAACATTTGTTTTACGAACATTCTCTATAGTTTGCAAACGGTCTTCAAAACCGCGTGTCGAAATAACTTCTTTATAATATTCTTCAGAGGTATCTAAATTGTGATTGTAAGCATATAAACCCGCTTCGGCTAAACGTTGTGCTTGGTTTTCTGTAATCATACCTAAAGTACAACATACTTCCATGTCTAATTTGTTGATGGTGCGTACCATTTCTAACACTTGGTCAAATTCTGGTCCGTCTTTTACATTACGCCAAGCGGCTCCCATACAAACGCGAGATGATCCAGCAGATTTAGCATTTAAAGCTTGCGCTTTTACTTGGTTAACAGTCATTAAATCATTCCCTTCAACGTTGGTGTTGTAACGTGCTGCTTGAGGGCAATACCCGCAATCTTCAGAACAACCACCCGTTTTGATGGATAATAATGTAGAAACTTGAACCACATTAGGATCGTGATTTTCTCTATGTATAGTGGCTGCGTCATACAATAAATCCATTAACGGTCTATTGTAAATCGCTATAATTTCTTCTTTAGTCCAATCGTGTTTTGTAATGCTCATGGGTATAATTTTATGTATCAAAAGTAATCAAATAGTTTCAAACAAGCAATGGTATTATCTCACACCAATCCACCATTTATAATCCGCTAAGATAGCGTAACGAATACTCTTTGTCTTTTTGAAGTTGCTGGATTAGTAATGCTACCGACTCAAATTTTTGTTCTGACCGAATAGGATGAATAATAGATACGGTAATTTTTTGGTCGTAGATGGTTGATTCAAAATCAAATAGATGTACTTCAATCGTTTTCTCTTTGCCCTCAACGGTTGGATTAAATCCAATGTTCATCATCCCAAAAACTGCCTTTTCCTCAATAAGTGCTTGCACAATATAAACGCCGTTTATAGGAATTAGTTTATAATCTTCACTTAATTGAATATTAGCTGTTGGAAACCCAATGGTTCTCCCTAATTGTTTTCCTTTTACAACGGTTCCGCTAAAAACATAATCATAACCTAAATAATCGTTAGCGAGATGAATTTCTCCTTCTTCGAGTGCAGTTCTGATTTTGGTTGAGCTAATCGAAATTGCATTAATTTCTTGTGCTGATATTTGTTCGACTTCGAAACCATATATTTTACCAAACGCTTCTAAATCTTCAAAATTAGCGGTTCTGTTTTTTCCAAAACGATGATCATAGCCAATAATTATTTTCTGAATATGCAATTGGTCAACCAAAATAGTTTTGACAAATTCTTCAGCAGTCAATTGAGAAAAAACCTCATCAAAAGGATGGATGATTAAATTTTCAATCCCTATTTTCTCAAATAACCCTATTTTTTCATCAATGGAATTTAATAATTTCAAATCTGTTTTTCCTTGTAATACCATTCTAGGGTGAGGAAAAAAAGTGAGAACGGTACTTTCAAACTCTCCATTATGAGTGTTTTGAATCAATTTTTTAAGAATTGCAGTATGTCCAATATGCACACCATCAAAAGTGCCTAACGTAAGAATGGTTTTCTTATCTGATTCAAAATCGTGTATGGAATGAAAAATTTTCAATATTTTTTCGTTTATTTTGATTGCAAATTTACGTTAATCTATTTGAAATTTTGAAGCAATGCGTGTTGGTTTTATCTGAAATTTTAAACTATCAATCAAAAGTTTAAAAAAAATTGTTTTTATGTGTAAAATTATATAGCTCCCTAATTTAATTCCGTTAAAATAAGCTAATTTTGGTCATCCAAAGCTTCCAAATCCATGAAAAGAAATTGTATTGTATTCTTTTTATTTACTTTTTATACACTTGTAAATGCCCAAGTTGTTTCTCCATGGAAACGAGTCCCTAGTTCCGATTTTACCCTAAAAAACGATGCTGGAGCTAATCCATCAAGGAAGAGTAAGTTGCTATTTT from the Flavobacterium ammonificans genome contains:
- the bioB gene encoding biotin synthase BioB; amino-acid sequence: MSITKHDWTKEEIIAIYNRPLMDLLYDAATIHRENHDPNVVQVSTLLSIKTGGCSEDCGYCPQAARYNTNVEGNDLMTVNQVKAQALNAKSAGSSRVCMGAAWRNVKDGPEFDQVLEMVRTINKLDMEVCCTLGMITENQAQRLAEAGLYAYNHNLDTSEEYYKEVISTRGFEDRLQTIENVRKTNVTVCSGGIIGMGESIEDRAGMLVALSTLNPQPESVPINALVAVDGTPLEDEEPVEIWEMIRMVATTRIVMPDTQVRLSAGRTNMSREGQAMCFFAGANSIFAGNKLLTTPNPDVNEDMKMFELLGLKPQKPFTKMVQPPTVEAEDSQFVALGEKPKWSRPGHKIERNLEASIKGK
- a CDS encoding bifunctional riboflavin kinase/FAD synthetase, whose product is MKIFHSIHDFESDKKTILTLGTFDGVHIGHTAILKKLIQNTHNGEFESTVLTFFPHPRMVLQGKTDLKLLNSIDEKIGLFEKIGIENLIIHPFDEVFSQLTAEEFVKTILVDQLHIQKIIIGYDHRFGKNRTANFEDLEAFGKIYGFEVEQISAQEINAISISSTKIRTALEEGEIHLANDYLGYDYVFSGTVVKGKQLGRTIGFPTANIQLSEDYKLIPINGVYIVQALIEEKAVFGMMNIGFNPTVEGKEKTIEVHLFDFESTIYDQKITVSIIHPIRSEQKFESVALLIQQLQKDKEYSLRYLSGL
- a CDS encoding calcium-binding protein, whose translation is MYSFFQIKHGKAIAFWLIHFTLFIGYSQEVQVDSNFNKQDDGQSGDGFDGTVRSVAIQTDGKLLVGGEFLNFNGNATPYFCRLLTDGSKDPTFILGSGFNGRINASVIQPDGKIIIGGSFTSFNGAPVGRLIRLNVDGSRDSSFDTSVAVGSGIIYGLALQADGKLIAVGSFTKYNESTVNRIARLLPNGTLDSSFVTGTAATSTIDDVVIGADGKIVLSGTFTSFNGNSSYSKLVRLHSNGSIDTSFSIGAGFDDSIEAIAVQPDGKIIVGGSFLNYNGSTQNRIVRLNSNGVVDSSFLSGTGFNNGTVHTILVASSGILIGGNFSDQYKTTDVNRLVLLKSNGTIATDFTIGEGPATSTVYALAASSDSFFVGGSFSVFDELKQGRLAKISFKGELDNEFLTSGVGFDKTVNKLIPLADGSCIAFGSFTQFNGKLVSRIAKINSKGELDTTFNSNQIGANNTVKEVLVLPDGKLLVAGNFTNYNDSSIRRMVRLHANGTVDSSFNIGSGFNLMVHSIILQNDGKIIAAGSFSSYKGVSVNKVIRLLANGDLDSSFNIGTNPNDNPTLVVLQADGKVLVGGEFSTFNGVASNRLIRLNVDGSVDTSFNVGNGFAGFVYAITLQNDGKILVGGSFTSFNGQSNRRIIRLNLDGSQDTSFNSGSGFSNGIVRTIAVQTNGSILLGGSFSNKYNGLNVKRMLRLFSNGTFDSSFPISINGEVLAIALVKGGALIGGNFNSISGISKHRIAKLLFCQEGTIWDGTNWSNGLPTIDKTVIFNSNYNIETDLKICSCVVNSGVRVGVKNSATLELTLHLSGQGKLIFETNSSLYQFDDAIINSGSIEYIRKSTPMRKTDYTYWSTPVAGQQLKLLSPNSPSATFYSFNSQSNNWQNESTNAKMIPGKGYIFQAPQNFSETTPSVFDAVFSGIPNNGLLIIPNIKTVNPILIGNPYPSALNADAFILENQNVLQGSLYFWTHNTPITNGQYTSNDYAVYNIFGGIGTAAKNSGVNNKIPNGKIASGQAFFVVGTNQLGAITFKNSMRLKADNNLFFKIGNSQKAIINSNFEKHRIWLNLSNKQGLFKQILLGYATGATNERDVLFDGFSLDGNEWLDFYSLNNGDKNSIQARALPFDIKDAIKIGYRAKQEGSFTIDLDDFDGLFVNQSIYLEDLQESKIQDLKKGQYSFFTTKGTFDNRFKLLFQDKNAVLENTDIEVQVVAQNNQIQISSSKETINKVVLYSLDGKQLYKASELKTKTHLIEAAIWKSKILIVQITLETGEVVRRKVLF